A single window of Coleofasciculus sp. FACHB-1120 DNA harbors:
- a CDS encoding TolC family protein, translating into MPNSSHSFHRVGTGLMAVGASAAIAMSCAKLSVAQEKPPLTQPNQASVESKGTPSGDPTPTLPAISSQTLKEAVSRDGANSPDSTGAKTGVSQSAPAQSPQAPASLDSLPPEYLNPSANPLQFPTRSEEVQIQNFQRITLQQALELARRNNRDLQVAILTLERSRASVREFRAAEFPTIGVESNFTRSDSPNAELQNQRQQSSPLNPFLGNDDDNTVSTSFDTSLQVSYELYTSGRRGARIRAAEEQLRFDQLEVERQSEQLRLDVSNAYYDLQEADSQTEISQAAVTDAARSLRDAQLLEQAGLGTRFDVLRAQVQLANAVQDLTRSRSQQSIARRQLTQLLSLGQTVEVAAADEIEVAGEWNLTLEQSIILAVKNRAELEQLLARRNISQEQRRIALAATRPQVNLIANYSVLGVLNDDLGPADGLTLGAQFRWDFYDGGAARARANQEKANIAIAETQFADQRNQIRFQVEQAYFNLRSNAENIQTAFFAVTQAEESLRLAELRFRSGVGTQTDVISAQTELTRARVNRLTAVLDYNRSLAALQRNISNLPDSQLFDQPE; encoded by the coding sequence ATGCCAAATTCTAGTCATTCGTTTCACCGGGTAGGAACTGGTCTCATGGCTGTAGGTGCAAGTGCAGCGATCGCCATGAGCTGTGCAAAACTGAGTGTTGCACAAGAAAAGCCTCCTCTGACTCAGCCAAATCAGGCTTCAGTTGAAAGTAAGGGAACCCCGTCGGGTGACCCTACCCCAACGCTTCCCGCAATCTCTTCCCAGACGCTAAAGGAAGCCGTTAGCCGAGATGGAGCTAACTCTCCAGACTCAACGGGAGCCAAGACAGGTGTTTCCCAGTCGGCTCCAGCACAATCGCCACAGGCACCCGCCTCTCTGGATAGCCTACCCCCTGAATACCTTAACCCCAGCGCTAATCCCCTACAATTTCCTACCAGATCTGAGGAAGTGCAAATCCAAAACTTCCAACGAATTACCCTACAACAAGCTTTGGAGCTAGCACGGCGCAACAATCGGGATTTACAAGTAGCGATTCTGACCCTAGAGCGATCGCGGGCATCCGTGCGAGAATTTCGGGCGGCTGAGTTTCCAACAATCGGCGTAGAATCAAATTTTACTCGGTCAGATTCCCCGAATGCTGAGCTACAAAATCAGCGACAACAGTCATCGCCATTAAACCCATTCTTGGGGAATGATGACGATAATACCGTCTCGACATCCTTTGACACCAGCCTGCAAGTGAGTTACGAACTCTACACCTCCGGGCGGCGCGGGGCACGTATCCGGGCGGCAGAAGAACAGCTGCGATTCGATCAGTTAGAAGTAGAACGCCAGTCCGAGCAACTCCGCCTGGATGTCAGCAATGCCTACTACGATCTGCAAGAAGCCGATTCCCAAACTGAGATTTCCCAAGCAGCCGTGACAGATGCCGCCAGGAGTCTCCGGGATGCTCAATTGCTAGAACAAGCTGGACTAGGAACGCGATTTGACGTACTGCGGGCGCAGGTGCAGCTGGCAAATGCCGTGCAGGATCTCACTCGTAGCCGAAGTCAACAGAGCATTGCCCGCAGACAGTTAACGCAGCTCTTAAGTTTAGGGCAAACCGTTGAGGTGGCGGCAGCAGACGAAATTGAGGTTGCCGGGGAATGGAATCTAACTCTAGAACAAAGTATTATCCTCGCCGTGAAGAACCGAGCCGAGCTAGAACAGCTCTTGGCGCGACGGAACATCAGCCAAGAGCAAAGGCGTATTGCCCTAGCAGCAACCAGACCGCAAGTCAACCTAATTGCCAACTACAGCGTTTTAGGGGTATTAAATGACGATTTGGGGCCAGCCGATGGTTTAACGCTGGGGGCACAATTCCGATGGGATTTTTACGATGGGGGAGCTGCCAGAGCGAGAGCAAATCAGGAAAAAGCCAACATTGCGATCGCTGAAACTCAATTTGCCGACCAGCGCAACCAAATCCGCTTCCAGGTAGAACAAGCTTATTTCAACTTAAGGTCGAATGCCGAGAATATTCAAACTGCCTTTTTTGCCGTTACCCAAGCAGAAGAAAGCTTGCGTCTGGCAGAGTTACGATTTAGATCCGGCGTTGGCACCCAGACAGATGTAATTAGCGCTCAAACCGAGCTAACTCGTGCTAGAGTCAACCGTCTTACAGCGGTTCTGGATTACAATCGCTCCCTGGCAGCTCTCCAACGCAACATTAGCAATCTCCCAGATAGTCAACTTTTCGATCAGCCCGAATAG
- a CDS encoding efflux RND transporter periplasmic adaptor subunit, whose product MPDPESPNSPASIDAEQPAIADDRQALENDESTYQPRKRQRWSVALGIILLIVGAGFGWRWWHSRANDAPNATAAAAGQPQGVPVKLSTIETATIQESSEFVGALEAQRSVVLKPEIDGRVSQIFVAEGDRVPAGKPLVQLSREKRQAELAGVLQAVNAARATRANAASQIKALEAERASRVAEVELQQENLRRTSTLVQQGALPRAQLDQVTRDIRAAQAALNASTQGIQAAEASLSEAQAGVRQAEANANLSNEELKDATIVAPIAGVVGLIPVKLGDYVRSGDTIATVTQNQALDLRLSIPLERGPDLRLGQRVEGKDSQGKVLGTGQISFISPRVTSNSQSIQAKASFDNSQGQLRDGQFIKANLIWQERPGVLIPTSAISRLGGATFVFVAQTQQPQPGQPEQPKLVAKQKPVKLGAIQKNNYQVLEGLQPGEKVIVSGLQNLSDGAPILPESK is encoded by the coding sequence ATGCCCGATCCTGAGTCCCCAAACTCCCCAGCTTCAATTGACGCAGAACAGCCTGCGATCGCAGACGATCGTCAGGCTCTAGAAAACGATGAGTCTACGTATCAACCAAGGAAAAGACAGCGTTGGTCTGTGGCGCTGGGAATTATCCTTTTAATTGTCGGTGCAGGTTTTGGTTGGCGGTGGTGGCATAGCCGTGCTAATGATGCACCGAATGCGACTGCGGCGGCGGCGGGTCAACCTCAAGGAGTTCCTGTCAAGCTATCAACGATAGAAACAGCGACAATTCAGGAAAGTTCCGAGTTTGTCGGTGCTTTAGAAGCGCAACGTTCAGTGGTATTAAAGCCTGAAATTGACGGACGAGTCAGTCAGATTTTTGTTGCTGAAGGCGATCGCGTTCCGGCTGGGAAGCCCTTAGTCCAACTCAGCCGCGAAAAGAGACAAGCAGAATTAGCTGGCGTCCTCCAGGCTGTTAACGCCGCCCGCGCCACCCGTGCCAATGCCGCGTCGCAAATTAAAGCCTTAGAAGCAGAACGGGCTTCTCGTGTCGCTGAAGTGGAACTACAACAGGAAAACCTCCGCCGCACTTCTACCCTCGTACAGCAAGGCGCGTTGCCCAGAGCGCAACTAGACCAAGTTACCCGCGATATCCGCGCCGCCCAAGCCGCCTTAAATGCTAGCACCCAAGGCATTCAAGCAGCAGAAGCCAGCCTTTCCGAAGCGCAAGCAGGGGTTCGGCAAGCTGAAGCTAACGCCAATCTTTCCAACGAAGAACTGAAAGATGCCACAATTGTCGCCCCCATCGCTGGCGTTGTCGGACTTATCCCAGTCAAGTTAGGAGACTACGTTAGGAGTGGCGATACGATTGCCACGGTTACTCAAAACCAAGCGCTAGACCTGCGGTTATCTATCCCGCTAGAACGAGGGCCAGATTTACGCTTGGGGCAGAGAGTTGAAGGGAAGGATTCTCAAGGAAAGGTGCTAGGTACAGGTCAAATTAGCTTCATTTCGCCTAGAGTCACTAGCAATTCTCAGAGCATCCAAGCAAAAGCTAGCTTTGACAATTCACAAGGACAACTGCGGGATGGACAATTTATCAAAGCTAATCTGATTTGGCAAGAACGTCCGGGAGTTTTAATCCCCACTAGCGCTATTTCTCGCTTGGGTGGAGCAACTTTTGTGTTTGTGGCGCAAACACAACAACCTCAACCAGGGCAACCAGAACAACCCAAACTTGTGGCTAAGCAAAAACCCGTGAAGTTGGGCGCGATCCAGAAAAATAATTATCAAGTGCTAGAAGGATTACAACCCGGAGAAAAAGTTATTGTCTCAGGCCTTCAGAATTTATCTGATGGCGCTCCCATTCTTCCTGAGTCTAAGTAA
- the dapA gene encoding 4-hydroxy-tetrahydrodipicolinate synthase has protein sequence MVNFGRVLTAMVTPFKEDGSVNYAVAEQLAAHLAENGSDALVVCGTTGESPTLTWDEEYELFQVVQRAVAGKAKVIAGTGSNSTKEAIAATEKAAKLGLDGSLQVVPYYNKPPQEGLYQHFLGVAQSCPDLPLILYNIPGRTGQNLQPETVARLAEIPNIVAIKEASGNLDQASQIRRTTPPEFQIYAGDDSLTLPLLAIGAAGVISVASHLVGTQLQQMIQAFENGQPQVATEIHLKLFPLFKALFCITNPIPVKVALQLQGWDVGATRPPLCHLPESDRQMVAAVMTQMALV, from the coding sequence GTGGTAAATTTTGGGCGCGTTCTCACCGCAATGGTGACGCCGTTTAAAGAAGATGGCAGTGTAAATTATGCTGTTGCAGAGCAACTGGCGGCTCATTTGGCTGAAAATGGCAGCGATGCCTTAGTAGTATGCGGCACGACGGGGGAATCTCCGACACTGACTTGGGATGAGGAATACGAGTTATTTCAGGTAGTGCAGCGGGCGGTAGCTGGCAAAGCGAAGGTAATCGCAGGTACGGGGTCAAATTCAACCAAAGAAGCGATCGCAGCCACCGAAAAAGCCGCTAAACTAGGATTAGATGGATCTTTACAAGTTGTTCCCTACTACAACAAGCCTCCGCAAGAAGGGTTGTATCAGCATTTCCTCGGCGTCGCCCAATCCTGCCCAGACCTGCCCCTGATCCTCTACAACATACCCGGTCGCACCGGACAGAATCTCCAGCCAGAAACTGTGGCTCGTTTAGCAGAGATCCCGAATATTGTGGCAATCAAGGAGGCCAGTGGCAACTTAGACCAAGCGAGCCAGATCCGACGCACAACCCCCCCGGAATTTCAAATATACGCCGGGGACGACTCCCTAACGCTACCTTTATTAGCCATTGGGGCGGCGGGAGTTATTAGCGTTGCTAGCCATCTGGTAGGGACTCAGCTCCAACAGATGATCCAAGCCTTTGAAAACGGTCAACCTCAGGTAGCAACCGAGATTCACCTGAAACTTTTTCCCTTATTTAAAGCTTTGTTTTGCATAACCAATCCTATCCCCGTCAAAGTAGCTCTACAACTGCAAGGTTGGGATGTAGGTGCCACTCGTCCACCACTCTGCCATCTCCCAGAGTCAGATAGGCAAATGGTAGCGGCTGTAATGACTCAGATGGCTTTGGTGTAA
- a CDS encoding aspartate-semialdehyde dehydrogenase, which translates to MSDSYRVAILGATGAVGTELLELLESRNFPVAELKLLASPRSAGRTLQFLGEDLPVEAVSDRSFDNVDVVLASAGGSTSKAWASKAVDAGAVVIDNSSAFRLDPGVPLVVPEVNPEAAATHQGIIANPNCTTILLAVAVWPLHQVQPVKRIVAATYQSASGAGARAMEEVKTHTSAILRGEEPKPGIFPYTLAFNLFPHNSPMTDLGYCEEELKMLNETRKIFGAPELRVTATCVRVPVLRAHSEAINLEFEQPFPVAKAKEVLANAPGVKLVENWQTNYFPMPIEASGRDEVLVGRIRQDISHPCGLELWLSGDQIRKGAALNAVQIAELLVGRHLLKPTTPAFSK; encoded by the coding sequence TTGTCTGATTCCTATCGCGTTGCCATTCTGGGAGCAACGGGTGCGGTGGGTACGGAGTTGCTAGAACTCCTAGAATCCCGTAACTTTCCGGTTGCTGAGTTGAAACTCTTGGCTTCCCCCCGTTCCGCCGGTCGGACTTTGCAATTTTTAGGCGAAGATTTGCCTGTAGAGGCAGTGAGCGATCGCTCGTTTGATAATGTGGATGTCGTGCTAGCTTCTGCCGGTGGCTCTACTTCTAAAGCTTGGGCATCGAAAGCAGTAGACGCCGGGGCAGTGGTGATCGATAACTCCAGTGCCTTTCGCCTCGATCCTGGGGTGCCTCTGGTGGTTCCAGAGGTGAATCCAGAAGCCGCGGCAACTCATCAAGGAATTATTGCCAATCCCAACTGCACGACGATTTTGTTGGCAGTGGCGGTTTGGCCCTTGCATCAAGTGCAGCCAGTCAAACGCATTGTTGCCGCTACGTACCAATCGGCAAGTGGTGCGGGTGCGAGGGCAATGGAAGAAGTAAAAACTCACACTTCAGCGATTCTCCGGGGAGAAGAGCCAAAACCGGGTATTTTTCCCTACACCTTAGCGTTTAATTTATTTCCCCATAATTCCCCCATGACCGATCTGGGTTATTGTGAGGAAGAGCTGAAAATGCTGAACGAGACGCGCAAAATTTTCGGTGCGCCTGAGCTGCGAGTGACAGCAACCTGCGTGCGGGTTCCCGTACTCCGTGCCCATTCCGAAGCGATTAACCTAGAATTTGAGCAGCCCTTCCCAGTAGCCAAGGCAAAGGAAGTGCTAGCGAATGCTCCTGGTGTTAAGTTGGTCGAAAACTGGCAGACCAATTATTTCCCGATGCCCATTGAAGCGAGCGGTCGGGATGAAGTGCTAGTAGGTCGGATTCGGCAAGATATTTCTCATCCTTGTGGGTTAGAACTGTGGCTGAGTGGAGACCAAATTCGCAAGGGAGCGGCGCTCAATGCCGTCCAAATTGCCGAATTATTGGTGGGACGGCATCTACTGAAACCGACAACCCCAGCTTTTTCTAAATAG
- a CDS encoding efflux RND transporter permease subunit, with the protein MFADFFIKRPVFATVCAIVILLVGGISIPTLPIAQFPEISPTQINVTANYSGASAEVVENAVTNILERQINGVEGLKYLSSSSSNDGTSTITATFDSSRNKDIAAVDIQNRVSVAQPQLPQAVQQTGVTVTKQSSNILLAIGLYAENKEYDNIFLSNYADLYLTDALKRLKGVGDVQIFGERRYSMRLWLDPNRLASRGLTSQDVVNALQEQNLQVGAGRIGQEPAPEGQMYQIDLRAVSRLTEASEFEEIVLKTDTDGTLVKLKDVGRAELGAENYSSFLRFRGNDAVGLGIFQLPGSNALDVARAVKAEMAKLATRFPPGLQYRVAFDTTLYVEQSLKEVVKTLFEAIVLVVLVIFIFLQDWRTTLIPAVTIPISLIGTFAFIKVFGFSINSLSLFGITLATGLVVDDAIVVVEDIDRLIQQKGMNPRAAASEAMRELFSALIATSLVLMAVFVPVAFFPGTTGALYKQFALTIAFSVGISTFIAITLTPSLSALLLRQGQKPGGWLGWIFDRINGAIDWTRRGYKRSLNFLTRFQGFVVGLFIVSLGITAWLYLSVPTAFLPEEDQGYFITLVQGPEGVSLQYTGEVMDKVEKEILKNPEVVGTFVVGGFSFSGNTSNNGIIFTTLKPWEERHKKEQSVQAIIGSLFGTLSGITEARVLPVNPPAIQGLGSFGGFQYQLQDQRGNSPLESLVQSMGQLLGRANQTPGLQQVFSTFAANTPQLLIEVDRNKAKALQVSVDDIFNTLQTFLGSQYVNDFNLQQRNYRVYVQADKQFRSNPENIGNLYVRSQQNQMIPLSNLVKITPTTGAQTINHYNLYRSIEITGSAAPGYSSGQAIKTMEQVSKQVLPVGLGYEWSGTSLEEIESGGQAPIIFGLGLIFVFLVLAAQYENYVDPFIILLSVPLAILGALLAQSMRGLSNDVYCQIGLVMLIGLASKNAILIVEFANQLRESGMSVTKAVIEASQERLRPILMTTFAFVLGIAPLVNPEGAGAASRRSLGTAIAGGTIVSTVLSLFVVPVLYIVIVSARDRLKGGGKKSGGKSQPAKKPEPSREADILHHH; encoded by the coding sequence ATGTTTGCAGATTTTTTCATTAAGCGACCAGTCTTTGCTACAGTCTGCGCCATCGTTATTTTGCTAGTGGGAGGAATTAGTATTCCCACTCTACCTATCGCCCAGTTTCCAGAGATTAGCCCGACTCAAATCAACGTTACTGCTAACTACAGCGGAGCTAGTGCTGAAGTCGTAGAAAACGCTGTCACCAACATCCTAGAAAGGCAAATTAATGGAGTCGAGGGATTAAAATATCTGAGTTCGAGCAGCAGTAACGATGGCACCAGTACAATTACAGCTACCTTTGACTCATCCCGGAACAAAGATATCGCCGCAGTCGATATTCAAAATCGAGTTTCCGTCGCCCAACCGCAGCTACCACAAGCCGTACAACAAACTGGCGTCACGGTAACAAAACAGTCCAGCAACATCCTCTTAGCAATTGGTTTGTACGCCGAAAATAAAGAGTACGACAACATATTTTTAAGCAATTACGCAGACCTCTATTTAACAGATGCTCTGAAAAGATTAAAAGGCGTTGGTGACGTGCAAATTTTCGGCGAACGCCGATATTCTATGCGTTTATGGCTAGACCCGAATCGGCTTGCTAGTCGCGGTTTAACGTCTCAAGATGTAGTCAACGCACTCCAAGAACAGAACTTACAAGTCGGTGCTGGGCGAATCGGTCAAGAACCTGCTCCAGAAGGGCAAATGTATCAAATTGACCTGCGTGCAGTCAGTCGGCTGACAGAAGCTTCTGAATTTGAGGAAATTGTCTTAAAAACGGATACTGATGGCACGCTTGTCAAACTTAAGGATGTGGGGAGAGCAGAATTAGGAGCGGAAAATTACAGCTCTTTTCTGCGATTTCGAGGCAATGATGCTGTAGGTTTGGGTATCTTTCAGCTTCCCGGTAGTAATGCTTTGGATGTTGCCAGAGCAGTGAAAGCAGAAATGGCAAAGCTGGCTACTCGCTTTCCGCCTGGTTTGCAATATCGGGTGGCGTTTGACACAACTTTGTATGTTGAACAATCGCTCAAAGAAGTAGTTAAAACACTATTTGAAGCGATTGTTTTGGTCGTCTTGGTTATTTTTATTTTCTTGCAAGATTGGCGAACAACTCTGATTCCAGCGGTGACAATTCCCATTTCCCTGATAGGAACTTTTGCTTTTATCAAGGTATTCGGGTTTTCGATTAATAGCTTGTCTCTGTTTGGTATTACATTAGCTACTGGCTTGGTGGTTGATGATGCGATCGTTGTAGTTGAGGATATCGATCGCTTGATCCAGCAAAAGGGGATGAATCCTCGTGCCGCTGCAAGTGAAGCGATGCGGGAACTTTTTAGCGCCTTAATTGCAACTTCACTGGTGCTAATGGCGGTGTTTGTTCCAGTTGCATTTTTTCCCGGAACAACGGGAGCGCTGTACAAGCAATTTGCCTTAACAATTGCTTTTTCAGTTGGTATTTCTACCTTTATTGCTATTACACTAACTCCATCTCTTTCAGCTTTGTTATTGCGTCAAGGACAAAAGCCTGGAGGATGGCTTGGCTGGATTTTTGACCGAATTAATGGAGCAATCGACTGGACGCGGCGAGGATATAAGCGATCGCTTAACTTCCTGACACGCTTTCAAGGCTTCGTAGTCGGGTTGTTTATCGTTTCTTTGGGAATAACTGCTTGGCTTTATCTGAGCGTACCTACAGCGTTTCTTCCCGAAGAAGATCAGGGTTATTTCATCACGCTTGTCCAAGGGCCAGAAGGCGTTTCCCTGCAATACACAGGCGAAGTTATGGATAAGGTAGAAAAAGAAATTCTTAAAAACCCCGAAGTAGTCGGAACTTTCGTAGTAGGTGGCTTTAGTTTTAGCGGTAATACTTCTAACAATGGGATTATATTTACTACTCTCAAACCTTGGGAGGAACGCCATAAAAAAGAGCAGTCAGTGCAGGCGATTATTGGCAGTTTGTTTGGTACGCTATCAGGTATCACCGAAGCAAGAGTCTTACCCGTTAATCCTCCGGCAATTCAAGGTTTGGGCAGTTTTGGCGGCTTCCAATATCAGTTGCAAGACCAACGCGGTAATAGTCCCCTAGAGTCTTTGGTTCAGTCAATGGGTCAACTATTAGGTCGTGCTAACCAGACACCTGGATTGCAACAAGTATTTAGCACTTTTGCTGCAAATACGCCACAGCTACTAATCGAAGTTGACCGCAACAAAGCTAAGGCTTTGCAGGTTTCGGTAGACGATATTTTTAATACACTGCAAACATTTTTGGGTTCGCAATATGTAAATGATTTCAATTTACAGCAGCGAAATTATCGGGTGTACGTGCAAGCAGACAAACAGTTTCGCTCTAACCCGGAAAATATTGGTAATCTGTATGTCCGCTCCCAACAAAATCAGATGATTCCTTTGAGCAATTTGGTAAAAATTACTCCAACGACTGGAGCGCAAACTATTAATCACTACAATCTATATCGCTCCATTGAAATCACTGGTTCTGCTGCTCCTGGCTATAGCTCAGGACAAGCAATTAAGACAATGGAGCAGGTATCCAAACAGGTTTTACCCGTTGGTTTAGGTTATGAATGGTCGGGGACTTCACTAGAAGAAATTGAGTCTGGCGGTCAAGCACCAATAATTTTTGGTTTGGGACTTATTTTTGTGTTCTTAGTGCTGGCTGCTCAGTATGAAAATTATGTTGACCCCTTCATTATTCTGCTTTCAGTTCCGCTGGCAATTTTAGGGGCATTGTTAGCTCAATCGATGCGCGGGTTGTCTAATGATGTTTATTGCCAAATTGGTCTAGTAATGTTGATTGGTTTGGCGAGTAAAAATGCAATTTTAATTGTAGAATTTGCCAACCAACTCCGAGAAAGCGGGATGTCAGTAACTAAGGCGGTGATTGAAGCTTCCCAAGAGCGTTTGCGACCAATTCTGATGACTACTTTCGCCTTTGTCTTGGGTATTGCTCCTCTGGTAAATCCCGAAGGAGCAGGAGCCGCCAGCCGACGTTCTCTGGGAACTGCGATCGCAGGCGGTACCATTGTCTCCACTGTCTTAAGTTTGTTTGTGGTGCCAGTTCTGTATATCGTAATTGTGTCGGCACGCGATCGCTTGAAAGGTGGTGGGAAAAAATCTGGTGGAAAGTCTCAACCGGCTAAAAAGCCAGAACCGAGTCGAGAAGCTGATATCTTGCACCATCACTAA
- a CDS encoding ribonuclease J → MNKNESSAPTLKIIPLGGLHEIGKNTCVFEYNDEIILLDAGLAFPSDSMHGVNIVLPDMTYLRENRHKIKGMIVTHGHEDHIGGIAYHLKQFDIPVIYGPRLAMALLEGKLEEAGVSNRTTLKRVGPRDMVRIGASFFVEFIRNTHSIADSFTVAIHTPAGVVIHTGDFKIDHTPVDGEFFDLQRLAEYGEKGVLCLISDSTNSEVPGFTPSERSVYPNLERFISQAKGRVLLTTFASSVHRINMVLEIAQKHGRVVSVVGRSMLNVIAQARNLGYIKCSDNLFQPLQSIHQLPEEKVIVLTTGSQGEPMSAMTRIANGEHRQIKIRKGDTVIFSANPIPGNTIAVVNTIDKLMMQGANVIYGRDKGIHVSGHGCQEDQKLMIALTRPKFFLPVHGEHRMLIQHAKTAQSMSIPAENMVIIDNGDVVAVSEDGIQVKGKVPSGIELVDNSGVVKANVLKERQQLAEDGIVTIAAAVNWEGKLSAKPEVHLRGVVTLMERDRLQGIVRETLESLLSDRWSEFARTLDDELLEVDWIGLQTLMESALQRLIRREFQSSRPLLVFLLQTPEEEPPAKAAGRRRRRSTAKVAS, encoded by the coding sequence CTGAATAAGAACGAATCATCCGCACCCACCCTGAAAATTATTCCCCTGGGCGGACTCCATGAAATTGGGAAAAATACCTGTGTTTTTGAATACAACGACGAAATTATTCTATTAGATGCTGGATTGGCTTTCCCCAGCGATTCAATGCACGGCGTCAATATCGTCCTGCCCGATATGACTTATCTGCGAGAAAATCGCCACAAGATTAAGGGCATGATTGTCACCCACGGTCATGAAGACCACATTGGGGGAATCGCATATCACCTCAAACAGTTTGATATTCCAGTCATCTATGGTCCCCGCCTCGCAATGGCGTTGCTAGAAGGCAAGTTAGAAGAAGCAGGCGTTTCCAACCGCACCACACTCAAACGGGTGGGACCCCGTGACATGGTGCGAATTGGCGCTTCCTTCTTCGTGGAATTCATTCGCAACACTCACTCAATTGCTGATAGCTTTACCGTCGCTATCCATACTCCCGCTGGTGTCGTCATCCATACAGGTGACTTTAAGATTGACCACACACCCGTAGATGGCGAGTTTTTTGATTTACAGAGACTGGCTGAATACGGCGAGAAGGGCGTTTTATGCCTGATTAGCGACTCTACAAACTCAGAAGTACCAGGGTTTACTCCTTCTGAGCGTTCAGTTTATCCCAATCTTGAACGCTTTATCAGTCAGGCAAAGGGACGGGTGCTATTGACGACTTTCGCTTCGTCCGTCCACCGGATTAACATGGTTCTGGAAATCGCCCAAAAACATGGACGGGTAGTATCCGTTGTGGGTCGTTCGATGCTGAATGTGATCGCCCAAGCACGCAATTTGGGTTATATCAAGTGTTCGGACAATCTATTCCAACCTTTGCAGTCGATTCATCAGCTGCCCGAAGAGAAGGTGATCGTTCTAACGACAGGTTCCCAGGGTGAGCCGATGTCAGCAATGACGCGGATTGCGAACGGCGAACACCGGCAAATTAAAATCCGTAAAGGCGATACGGTGATCTTCTCGGCAAACCCGATTCCGGGAAATACCATTGCAGTGGTAAACACCATTGATAAGCTGATGATGCAGGGTGCTAATGTCATCTATGGTCGTGATAAGGGGATTCACGTTTCCGGTCACGGCTGTCAGGAAGACCAAAAGCTGATGATTGCCCTGACTCGTCCGAAATTCTTCTTGCCAGTTCACGGCGAACATCGGATGCTGATTCAGCACGCCAAGACCGCCCAAAGCATGAGCATCCCCGCTGAAAATATGGTGATTATTGACAATGGAGATGTCGTAGCGGTGTCGGAAGATGGCATCCAGGTGAAAGGTAAAGTTCCTTCTGGCATTGAGCTGGTAGATAATTCTGGCGTGGTGAAAGCCAATGTGCTGAAGGAACGGCAGCAGTTGGCTGAGGATGGAATTGTGACGATCGCAGCAGCGGTGAACTGGGAGGGCAAACTGAGTGCTAAGCCGGAAGTTCACCTGCGCGGTGTCGTGACTTTAATGGAACGCGATCGCCTACAGGGAATTGTCCGCGAAACCCTAGAATCGCTTTTGAGCGATCGCTGGTCAGAATTCGCCCGCACCTTGGACGATGAACTCTTAGAAGTTGACTGGATAGGACTGCAAACGCTAATGGAGTCCGCCCTCCAGCGATTAATCCGCCGCGAATTCCAGTCTTCTCGCCCATTGCTCGTCTTCTTACTGCAAACTCCGGAAGAAGAGCCACCTGCGAAGGCTGCTGGAAGACGCCGCCGCCGTTCGACTGCGAAGGTCGCATCTTAA
- a CDS encoding PadR family transcriptional regulator: protein MLELATLGLLQREPLHGYRLKQQLELFMSGCISVNYGAIYPLLKRLEERGAISVLVEEEGEAGSFRKIYSITDQGRERWMHKMMEYPHESWVNARSRFTIKFFFFGHLEPAKRIKLLEHRLMVCRLRLESQEMEPLSAEPYQTEVWHRCMAVIQSEIEWLNERLAFERTQPCVESSEQSEVETGIVAT from the coding sequence ATGCTGGAATTAGCTACTTTAGGTCTACTGCAACGCGAACCGCTACATGGCTACCGCTTAAAACAGCAATTAGAGCTATTCATGAGTGGTTGTATCAGCGTCAACTATGGAGCTATATATCCGCTCTTGAAGCGCCTGGAAGAACGGGGTGCAATATCAGTGCTGGTAGAGGAGGAAGGAGAAGCGGGTTCATTCCGCAAGATTTACAGCATTACAGATCAAGGGCGCGAGCGCTGGATGCACAAAATGATGGAATATCCTCATGAAAGCTGGGTGAATGCTCGCTCTCGCTTCACGATCAAGTTTTTCTTTTTTGGTCACTTAGAACCCGCAAAACGGATTAAATTGCTGGAGCATCGCCTGATGGTTTGTCGGCTGCGTCTGGAAAGCCAAGAAATGGAACCGCTGTCAGCAGAACCCTACCAGACAGAAGTTTGGCACCGATGCATGGCAGTGATTCAAAGCGAAATTGAATGGTTAAACGAACGACTGGCATTTGAGCGAACACAACCCTGTGTGGAAAGTTCAGAGCAAAGCGAGGTGGAGACGGGAATCGTTGCCACTTGA